One genomic segment of Pseudorca crassidens isolate mPseCra1 chromosome X, mPseCra1.hap1, whole genome shotgun sequence includes these proteins:
- the ARAF gene encoding serine/threonine-protein kinase A-Raf isoform X4 yields the protein MPPARNRRSGLTRGAPWHLPSPTLARLDKVLGSMEPPRGPPANGAEPSRAVGTVKVYLPNKQRTVVTVRDGMSVYDSLDKALKVRGLNQDCCVVYRLIKGRKTVTAWDTAIAPLDGEELIVEVLEDVPLTMHNFVRKTFFSLAFCDFCLKFLFHGFRCQTCGYKFHQHCSSKVPTVCVDMSTNRRQFYHSVQDLSGGSRQHEAPSNRPLNEPLTPQGPSSCTQHRDPKHFPFPAPANAPLQRIRSTSTPNVHMVSTTVPMDSGLIQLPAQSFNTDAAGNRGGGDGTPRGSPSPASMSSGRKSPHSKSPSEQRERKSLADDKKKVKNLGYRDSGYYWEVPPSEVQLLKRIGTGSFGTVFRGRWHGDVAVKVLKVAQPTAEQAQAFKNEMQVLRKTRHVNILLFMGFMTRPGFAIITQWCEGSSLYHHLHVADTRFDMVQLIDVARQTAQGMDYLHAKNIIHRDLKSNNIFLHEGLTVKIGDFGLATVKTRWSGAQPLEQPSGSVLWMAAEVIRMQDPNPYSFQSDVYAYGVVLYELMTGSLPYSHIGSRDQIIFMVGRGYLSPDLSKISSNCPKAMRRLLSDCLKFQREERPLFPQILATIELLQRSLPKIERSASEPSLHRTQADELPACLLSAARLVP from the exons ATGCCCCCCGCCCGGAACCGGAGGAGTGGTTTGACCCGGG GAGCCCCATGGCACCTGCCCAGCCCCACCTTAGCCCGTCTTGACAAAGTCCTAGGCTCCATGGAGCCACCACGGGGCCCCCCTGCCAACGGGGCCGAGCCATCCCGGGCGGTGGGCACCGTCAAAGTGTACCTGCCCAACAAGCAACGCACGGTG gtgACTGTCCGGGATGGCATGAGTGTTTACGACTCATTAGACAAGGCCCTCAAGGTGCGGGGACTCAATCAGGATTGCTGTGTGGTCTACCGGCTCATCAAGGG TCGAAAGACAGTCACCGCCTGGGACACAGCCATTGCACCCCTGGATGGCGAGGAGCTCATTGTGGAGGTCCTCGAAGACGTCCCCCTGACCATGCACAATTTT GTACGGAAGACGTTCTTCAGCCTGGCCTTTTGTGACTTCTGCCTTAAGTTTCTGTTCCATGGCTTCCGCTGCCAAACCTGTGGATACAAGTTCCACCAGCATTGTTCCTCCAAGGTCCCCACAGTCTGTGTTGACATGAGTACCAACCGCCGACA GTTCTACCACAGTGTCCAGGATTTGTCCGGAGGCTCCAGACAGCATGAGGCTCCCTCGAACCGCCCCCTGAATGAGCCACTCACCCCTCAGGGTCCCAG CTCCTGCACCCAGCACCGCGACCCCAAGCacttccccttccctgccccggCCAACGCCCCCCTCCAGCGCATCCGCTCCACATCCACCCCCAACGTCCACATGGTCAGCACCACGGTCCCCATGGACTCCGGGCTCATCCAG CTCCCTGCCCAGAGTTTCAACACTGACG CTGCCGGGAATAGAGGTGGTGGCGATGGAACCCCCCGGGGGAGCCCCAGCCCAGCCAGCATGTCCTCGGGGAGGAAGTCCCCACATTCCAAGTCCCCGTCAGAGCAGCGGGAGCGGAAGTCCTTGGCCGATGACAAGAAGAAAGTG AAGAATCTGGGGTACCGGGACTCGGGCTATTACTGGGAGGTGCCACCCAGTGAGGTGCAGCTGCTGAAGAGGATCGGGACGGGCTCATTTGGGACCGTGTTTCGTGGGCGGTGGCACGGCGATGTGGCCGTGAAGGTGCTCAAGGTGGCCCAACCCACAGCTGAGCAGGCCCAGGCCTTCAAGAACGAGATGCAGGTGCTCAG GAAGACACGTCACGTCAACATCTTGCTGTTCATGGGCTTCATGACCCGGCCGGGATTTGCTATCATCACACAGTGGTGCGAGGGCTCCAGTCTCTACCACCATCTGCACGTGGCCGACACACGCTTCGACATGGTCCAGCTCATTGATGTGGCCCGGCAGACTGCCCAGGGCATGGA CTACCTCCATGCCAAGAACATCATCCACCGAGATCTCAAGTCTAACA ACATCTTCCTACACGAGGGGCTCACGGTGAAGATCGGGGACTTCGGCCTGGCCACAGTGAAGACGCGGTGGAGTGGGGCCCAGCCTTTGGAGCAGCCCTCGGGCTCTGTGCTATGGATG GCAGCTGAGGTGATCCGTATGCAGGACCCGAACCCCTACAGCTTCCAGTCGGATGTCTACGCCTATGGGGTTGTGCTCTACGAGCTCATGACCGGCTCGCTGCCTTACAGCCACATTGGCAGCCGTGACCAG ATTATCTTTATGGTGGGCCGTGGCTATCTGTCCCCGGACCTCAGCAAAATCTCCAGCAACTGCCCCAAGGCCATGAGGCGCCTGCTGTCTGACTGCCTCAAGTTCCAGCGGGAGGAGCGGCCCCTCTTCCCCCAG ATCCTGGCCACGATTGAGCTGCTGCAGCGGTCACTCCCCAAGATTGAGCGGAGTGCCTCCGAACCCTCCTTGCACCGTACCCAGGCTGATGAGTTGCCTGCCTGCCTACTCAGCGCAGCCCGCCTTGTGCCTTAG
- the ARAF gene encoding serine/threonine-protein kinase A-Raf isoform X2, with protein sequence MPPARNRRSGLTRGAPWHLPSPTLARLDKVLGSMEPPRGPPANGAEPSRAVGTVKVYLPNKQRTVVTVRDGMSVYDSLDKALKVRGLNQDCCVVYRLIKGRKTVTAWDTAIAPLDGEELIVEVLEDVPLTMHNFVRKTFFSLAFCDFCLKFLFHGFRCQTCGYKFHQHCSSKVPTVCVDMSTNRRQFYHSVQDLSGGSRQHEAPSNRPLNEPLTPQGPSLSPASSCTQHRDPKHFPFPAPANAPLQRIRSTSTPNVHMVSTTVPMDSGLIQLPAQSFNTDAAGNRGGGDGTPRGSPSPASMSSGRKSPHSKSPSEQRERKSLADDKKKVKNLGYRDSGYYWEVPPSEVQLLKRIGTGSFGTVFRGRWHGDVAVKVLKVAQPTAEQAQAFKNEMQVLRKTRHVNILLFMGFMTRPGFAIITQWCEGSSLYHHLHVADTRFDMVQLIDVARQTAQGMDYLHAKNIIHRDLKSNNIFLHEGLTVKIGDFGLATVKTRWSGAQPLEQPSGSVLWMAAEVIRMQDPNPYSFQSDVYAYGVVLYELMTGSLPYSHIGSRDQIIFMVGRGYLSPDLSKISSNCPKAMRRLLSDCLKFQREERPLFPQILATIELLQRSLPKIERSASEPSLHRTQADELPACLLSAARLVP encoded by the exons ATGCCCCCCGCCCGGAACCGGAGGAGTGGTTTGACCCGGG GAGCCCCATGGCACCTGCCCAGCCCCACCTTAGCCCGTCTTGACAAAGTCCTAGGCTCCATGGAGCCACCACGGGGCCCCCCTGCCAACGGGGCCGAGCCATCCCGGGCGGTGGGCACCGTCAAAGTGTACCTGCCCAACAAGCAACGCACGGTG gtgACTGTCCGGGATGGCATGAGTGTTTACGACTCATTAGACAAGGCCCTCAAGGTGCGGGGACTCAATCAGGATTGCTGTGTGGTCTACCGGCTCATCAAGGG TCGAAAGACAGTCACCGCCTGGGACACAGCCATTGCACCCCTGGATGGCGAGGAGCTCATTGTGGAGGTCCTCGAAGACGTCCCCCTGACCATGCACAATTTT GTACGGAAGACGTTCTTCAGCCTGGCCTTTTGTGACTTCTGCCTTAAGTTTCTGTTCCATGGCTTCCGCTGCCAAACCTGTGGATACAAGTTCCACCAGCATTGTTCCTCCAAGGTCCCCACAGTCTGTGTTGACATGAGTACCAACCGCCGACA GTTCTACCACAGTGTCCAGGATTTGTCCGGAGGCTCCAGACAGCATGAGGCTCCCTCGAACCGCCCCCTGAATGAGCCACTCACCCCTCAGGGTCCCAG CCTTTCCCCTGCCAGCTCCTGCACCCAGCACCGCGACCCCAAGCacttccccttccctgccccggCCAACGCCCCCCTCCAGCGCATCCGCTCCACATCCACCCCCAACGTCCACATGGTCAGCACCACGGTCCCCATGGACTCCGGGCTCATCCAG CTCCCTGCCCAGAGTTTCAACACTGACG CTGCCGGGAATAGAGGTGGTGGCGATGGAACCCCCCGGGGGAGCCCCAGCCCAGCCAGCATGTCCTCGGGGAGGAAGTCCCCACATTCCAAGTCCCCGTCAGAGCAGCGGGAGCGGAAGTCCTTGGCCGATGACAAGAAGAAAGTG AAGAATCTGGGGTACCGGGACTCGGGCTATTACTGGGAGGTGCCACCCAGTGAGGTGCAGCTGCTGAAGAGGATCGGGACGGGCTCATTTGGGACCGTGTTTCGTGGGCGGTGGCACGGCGATGTGGCCGTGAAGGTGCTCAAGGTGGCCCAACCCACAGCTGAGCAGGCCCAGGCCTTCAAGAACGAGATGCAGGTGCTCAG GAAGACACGTCACGTCAACATCTTGCTGTTCATGGGCTTCATGACCCGGCCGGGATTTGCTATCATCACACAGTGGTGCGAGGGCTCCAGTCTCTACCACCATCTGCACGTGGCCGACACACGCTTCGACATGGTCCAGCTCATTGATGTGGCCCGGCAGACTGCCCAGGGCATGGA CTACCTCCATGCCAAGAACATCATCCACCGAGATCTCAAGTCTAACA ACATCTTCCTACACGAGGGGCTCACGGTGAAGATCGGGGACTTCGGCCTGGCCACAGTGAAGACGCGGTGGAGTGGGGCCCAGCCTTTGGAGCAGCCCTCGGGCTCTGTGCTATGGATG GCAGCTGAGGTGATCCGTATGCAGGACCCGAACCCCTACAGCTTCCAGTCGGATGTCTACGCCTATGGGGTTGTGCTCTACGAGCTCATGACCGGCTCGCTGCCTTACAGCCACATTGGCAGCCGTGACCAG ATTATCTTTATGGTGGGCCGTGGCTATCTGTCCCCGGACCTCAGCAAAATCTCCAGCAACTGCCCCAAGGCCATGAGGCGCCTGCTGTCTGACTGCCTCAAGTTCCAGCGGGAGGAGCGGCCCCTCTTCCCCCAG ATCCTGGCCACGATTGAGCTGCTGCAGCGGTCACTCCCCAAGATTGAGCGGAGTGCCTCCGAACCCTCCTTGCACCGTACCCAGGCTGATGAGTTGCCTGCCTGCCTACTCAGCGCAGCCCGCCTTGTGCCTTAG
- the ARAF gene encoding serine/threonine-protein kinase A-Raf isoform X5: protein MEPPRGPPANGAEPSRAVGTVKVYLPNKQRTVVTVRDGMSVYDSLDKALKVRGLNQDCCVVYRLIKGRKTVTAWDTAIAPLDGEELIVEVLEDVPLTMHNFQVRKTFFSLAFCDFCLKFLFHGFRCQTCGYKFHQHCSSKVPTVCVDMSTNRRQFYHSVQDLSGGSRQHEAPSNRPLNEPLTPQGPSLSPASSCTQHRDPKHFPFPAPANAPLQRIRSTSTPNVHMVSTTVPMDSGLIQLPAQSFNTDAAGNRGGGDGTPRGSPSPASMSSGRKSPHSKSPSEQRERKSLADDKKKVKNLGYRDSGYYWEVPPSEVQLLKRIGTGSFGTVFRGRWHGDVAVKVLKVAQPTAEQAQAFKNEMQVLRKTRHVNILLFMGFMTRPGFAIITQWCEGSSLYHHLHVADTRFDMVQLIDVARQTAQGMDYLHAKNIIHRDLKSNNIFLHEGLTVKIGDFGLATVKTRWSGAQPLEQPSGSVLWMAAEVIRMQDPNPYSFQSDVYAYGVVLYELMTGSLPYSHIGSRDQIIFMVGRGYLSPDLSKISSNCPKAMRRLLSDCLKFQREERPLFPQILATIELLQRSLPKIERSASEPSLHRTQADELPACLLSAARLVP from the exons ATGGAGCCACCACGGGGCCCCCCTGCCAACGGGGCCGAGCCATCCCGGGCGGTGGGCACCGTCAAAGTGTACCTGCCCAACAAGCAACGCACGGTG gtgACTGTCCGGGATGGCATGAGTGTTTACGACTCATTAGACAAGGCCCTCAAGGTGCGGGGACTCAATCAGGATTGCTGTGTGGTCTACCGGCTCATCAAGGG TCGAAAGACAGTCACCGCCTGGGACACAGCCATTGCACCCCTGGATGGCGAGGAGCTCATTGTGGAGGTCCTCGAAGACGTCCCCCTGACCATGCACAATTTT CAGGTACGGAAGACGTTCTTCAGCCTGGCCTTTTGTGACTTCTGCCTTAAGTTTCTGTTCCATGGCTTCCGCTGCCAAACCTGTGGATACAAGTTCCACCAGCATTGTTCCTCCAAGGTCCCCACAGTCTGTGTTGACATGAGTACCAACCGCCGACA GTTCTACCACAGTGTCCAGGATTTGTCCGGAGGCTCCAGACAGCATGAGGCTCCCTCGAACCGCCCCCTGAATGAGCCACTCACCCCTCAGGGTCCCAG CCTTTCCCCTGCCAGCTCCTGCACCCAGCACCGCGACCCCAAGCacttccccttccctgccccggCCAACGCCCCCCTCCAGCGCATCCGCTCCACATCCACCCCCAACGTCCACATGGTCAGCACCACGGTCCCCATGGACTCCGGGCTCATCCAG CTCCCTGCCCAGAGTTTCAACACTGACG CTGCCGGGAATAGAGGTGGTGGCGATGGAACCCCCCGGGGGAGCCCCAGCCCAGCCAGCATGTCCTCGGGGAGGAAGTCCCCACATTCCAAGTCCCCGTCAGAGCAGCGGGAGCGGAAGTCCTTGGCCGATGACAAGAAGAAAGTG AAGAATCTGGGGTACCGGGACTCGGGCTATTACTGGGAGGTGCCACCCAGTGAGGTGCAGCTGCTGAAGAGGATCGGGACGGGCTCATTTGGGACCGTGTTTCGTGGGCGGTGGCACGGCGATGTGGCCGTGAAGGTGCTCAAGGTGGCCCAACCCACAGCTGAGCAGGCCCAGGCCTTCAAGAACGAGATGCAGGTGCTCAG GAAGACACGTCACGTCAACATCTTGCTGTTCATGGGCTTCATGACCCGGCCGGGATTTGCTATCATCACACAGTGGTGCGAGGGCTCCAGTCTCTACCACCATCTGCACGTGGCCGACACACGCTTCGACATGGTCCAGCTCATTGATGTGGCCCGGCAGACTGCCCAGGGCATGGA CTACCTCCATGCCAAGAACATCATCCACCGAGATCTCAAGTCTAACA ACATCTTCCTACACGAGGGGCTCACGGTGAAGATCGGGGACTTCGGCCTGGCCACAGTGAAGACGCGGTGGAGTGGGGCCCAGCCTTTGGAGCAGCCCTCGGGCTCTGTGCTATGGATG GCAGCTGAGGTGATCCGTATGCAGGACCCGAACCCCTACAGCTTCCAGTCGGATGTCTACGCCTATGGGGTTGTGCTCTACGAGCTCATGACCGGCTCGCTGCCTTACAGCCACATTGGCAGCCGTGACCAG ATTATCTTTATGGTGGGCCGTGGCTATCTGTCCCCGGACCTCAGCAAAATCTCCAGCAACTGCCCCAAGGCCATGAGGCGCCTGCTGTCTGACTGCCTCAAGTTCCAGCGGGAGGAGCGGCCCCTCTTCCCCCAG ATCCTGGCCACGATTGAGCTGCTGCAGCGGTCACTCCCCAAGATTGAGCGGAGTGCCTCCGAACCCTCCTTGCACCGTACCCAGGCTGATGAGTTGCCTGCCTGCCTACTCAGCGCAGCCCGCCTTGTGCCTTAG
- the ARAF gene encoding serine/threonine-protein kinase A-Raf isoform X1: MPPARNRRSGLTRGAPWHLPSPTLARLDKVLGSMEPPRGPPANGAEPSRAVGTVKVYLPNKQRTVVTVRDGMSVYDSLDKALKVRGLNQDCCVVYRLIKGRKTVTAWDTAIAPLDGEELIVEVLEDVPLTMHNFQVRKTFFSLAFCDFCLKFLFHGFRCQTCGYKFHQHCSSKVPTVCVDMSTNRRQFYHSVQDLSGGSRQHEAPSNRPLNEPLTPQGPSLSPASSCTQHRDPKHFPFPAPANAPLQRIRSTSTPNVHMVSTTVPMDSGLIQLPAQSFNTDAAGNRGGGDGTPRGSPSPASMSSGRKSPHSKSPSEQRERKSLADDKKKVKNLGYRDSGYYWEVPPSEVQLLKRIGTGSFGTVFRGRWHGDVAVKVLKVAQPTAEQAQAFKNEMQVLRKTRHVNILLFMGFMTRPGFAIITQWCEGSSLYHHLHVADTRFDMVQLIDVARQTAQGMDYLHAKNIIHRDLKSNNIFLHEGLTVKIGDFGLATVKTRWSGAQPLEQPSGSVLWMAAEVIRMQDPNPYSFQSDVYAYGVVLYELMTGSLPYSHIGSRDQIIFMVGRGYLSPDLSKISSNCPKAMRRLLSDCLKFQREERPLFPQILATIELLQRSLPKIERSASEPSLHRTQADELPACLLSAARLVP, from the exons ATGCCCCCCGCCCGGAACCGGAGGAGTGGTTTGACCCGGG GAGCCCCATGGCACCTGCCCAGCCCCACCTTAGCCCGTCTTGACAAAGTCCTAGGCTCCATGGAGCCACCACGGGGCCCCCCTGCCAACGGGGCCGAGCCATCCCGGGCGGTGGGCACCGTCAAAGTGTACCTGCCCAACAAGCAACGCACGGTG gtgACTGTCCGGGATGGCATGAGTGTTTACGACTCATTAGACAAGGCCCTCAAGGTGCGGGGACTCAATCAGGATTGCTGTGTGGTCTACCGGCTCATCAAGGG TCGAAAGACAGTCACCGCCTGGGACACAGCCATTGCACCCCTGGATGGCGAGGAGCTCATTGTGGAGGTCCTCGAAGACGTCCCCCTGACCATGCACAATTTT CAGGTACGGAAGACGTTCTTCAGCCTGGCCTTTTGTGACTTCTGCCTTAAGTTTCTGTTCCATGGCTTCCGCTGCCAAACCTGTGGATACAAGTTCCACCAGCATTGTTCCTCCAAGGTCCCCACAGTCTGTGTTGACATGAGTACCAACCGCCGACA GTTCTACCACAGTGTCCAGGATTTGTCCGGAGGCTCCAGACAGCATGAGGCTCCCTCGAACCGCCCCCTGAATGAGCCACTCACCCCTCAGGGTCCCAG CCTTTCCCCTGCCAGCTCCTGCACCCAGCACCGCGACCCCAAGCacttccccttccctgccccggCCAACGCCCCCCTCCAGCGCATCCGCTCCACATCCACCCCCAACGTCCACATGGTCAGCACCACGGTCCCCATGGACTCCGGGCTCATCCAG CTCCCTGCCCAGAGTTTCAACACTGACG CTGCCGGGAATAGAGGTGGTGGCGATGGAACCCCCCGGGGGAGCCCCAGCCCAGCCAGCATGTCCTCGGGGAGGAAGTCCCCACATTCCAAGTCCCCGTCAGAGCAGCGGGAGCGGAAGTCCTTGGCCGATGACAAGAAGAAAGTG AAGAATCTGGGGTACCGGGACTCGGGCTATTACTGGGAGGTGCCACCCAGTGAGGTGCAGCTGCTGAAGAGGATCGGGACGGGCTCATTTGGGACCGTGTTTCGTGGGCGGTGGCACGGCGATGTGGCCGTGAAGGTGCTCAAGGTGGCCCAACCCACAGCTGAGCAGGCCCAGGCCTTCAAGAACGAGATGCAGGTGCTCAG GAAGACACGTCACGTCAACATCTTGCTGTTCATGGGCTTCATGACCCGGCCGGGATTTGCTATCATCACACAGTGGTGCGAGGGCTCCAGTCTCTACCACCATCTGCACGTGGCCGACACACGCTTCGACATGGTCCAGCTCATTGATGTGGCCCGGCAGACTGCCCAGGGCATGGA CTACCTCCATGCCAAGAACATCATCCACCGAGATCTCAAGTCTAACA ACATCTTCCTACACGAGGGGCTCACGGTGAAGATCGGGGACTTCGGCCTGGCCACAGTGAAGACGCGGTGGAGTGGGGCCCAGCCTTTGGAGCAGCCCTCGGGCTCTGTGCTATGGATG GCAGCTGAGGTGATCCGTATGCAGGACCCGAACCCCTACAGCTTCCAGTCGGATGTCTACGCCTATGGGGTTGTGCTCTACGAGCTCATGACCGGCTCGCTGCCTTACAGCCACATTGGCAGCCGTGACCAG ATTATCTTTATGGTGGGCCGTGGCTATCTGTCCCCGGACCTCAGCAAAATCTCCAGCAACTGCCCCAAGGCCATGAGGCGCCTGCTGTCTGACTGCCTCAAGTTCCAGCGGGAGGAGCGGCCCCTCTTCCCCCAG ATCCTGGCCACGATTGAGCTGCTGCAGCGGTCACTCCCCAAGATTGAGCGGAGTGCCTCCGAACCCTCCTTGCACCGTACCCAGGCTGATGAGTTGCCTGCCTGCCTACTCAGCGCAGCCCGCCTTGTGCCTTAG
- the ARAF gene encoding serine/threonine-protein kinase A-Raf isoform X3 — translation MPPARNRRSGLTRGAPWHLPSPTLARLDKVLGSMEPPRGPPANGAEPSRAVGTVKVYLPNKQRTVVTVRDGMSVYDSLDKALKVRGLNQDCCVVYRLIKGRKTVTAWDTAIAPLDGEELIVEVLEDVPLTMHNFQVRKTFFSLAFCDFCLKFLFHGFRCQTCGYKFHQHCSSKVPTVCVDMSTNRRQFYHSVQDLSGGSRQHEAPSNRPLNEPLTPQGPSSCTQHRDPKHFPFPAPANAPLQRIRSTSTPNVHMVSTTVPMDSGLIQLPAQSFNTDAAGNRGGGDGTPRGSPSPASMSSGRKSPHSKSPSEQRERKSLADDKKKVKNLGYRDSGYYWEVPPSEVQLLKRIGTGSFGTVFRGRWHGDVAVKVLKVAQPTAEQAQAFKNEMQVLRKTRHVNILLFMGFMTRPGFAIITQWCEGSSLYHHLHVADTRFDMVQLIDVARQTAQGMDYLHAKNIIHRDLKSNNIFLHEGLTVKIGDFGLATVKTRWSGAQPLEQPSGSVLWMAAEVIRMQDPNPYSFQSDVYAYGVVLYELMTGSLPYSHIGSRDQIIFMVGRGYLSPDLSKISSNCPKAMRRLLSDCLKFQREERPLFPQILATIELLQRSLPKIERSASEPSLHRTQADELPACLLSAARLVP, via the exons ATGCCCCCCGCCCGGAACCGGAGGAGTGGTTTGACCCGGG GAGCCCCATGGCACCTGCCCAGCCCCACCTTAGCCCGTCTTGACAAAGTCCTAGGCTCCATGGAGCCACCACGGGGCCCCCCTGCCAACGGGGCCGAGCCATCCCGGGCGGTGGGCACCGTCAAAGTGTACCTGCCCAACAAGCAACGCACGGTG gtgACTGTCCGGGATGGCATGAGTGTTTACGACTCATTAGACAAGGCCCTCAAGGTGCGGGGACTCAATCAGGATTGCTGTGTGGTCTACCGGCTCATCAAGGG TCGAAAGACAGTCACCGCCTGGGACACAGCCATTGCACCCCTGGATGGCGAGGAGCTCATTGTGGAGGTCCTCGAAGACGTCCCCCTGACCATGCACAATTTT CAGGTACGGAAGACGTTCTTCAGCCTGGCCTTTTGTGACTTCTGCCTTAAGTTTCTGTTCCATGGCTTCCGCTGCCAAACCTGTGGATACAAGTTCCACCAGCATTGTTCCTCCAAGGTCCCCACAGTCTGTGTTGACATGAGTACCAACCGCCGACA GTTCTACCACAGTGTCCAGGATTTGTCCGGAGGCTCCAGACAGCATGAGGCTCCCTCGAACCGCCCCCTGAATGAGCCACTCACCCCTCAGGGTCCCAG CTCCTGCACCCAGCACCGCGACCCCAAGCacttccccttccctgccccggCCAACGCCCCCCTCCAGCGCATCCGCTCCACATCCACCCCCAACGTCCACATGGTCAGCACCACGGTCCCCATGGACTCCGGGCTCATCCAG CTCCCTGCCCAGAGTTTCAACACTGACG CTGCCGGGAATAGAGGTGGTGGCGATGGAACCCCCCGGGGGAGCCCCAGCCCAGCCAGCATGTCCTCGGGGAGGAAGTCCCCACATTCCAAGTCCCCGTCAGAGCAGCGGGAGCGGAAGTCCTTGGCCGATGACAAGAAGAAAGTG AAGAATCTGGGGTACCGGGACTCGGGCTATTACTGGGAGGTGCCACCCAGTGAGGTGCAGCTGCTGAAGAGGATCGGGACGGGCTCATTTGGGACCGTGTTTCGTGGGCGGTGGCACGGCGATGTGGCCGTGAAGGTGCTCAAGGTGGCCCAACCCACAGCTGAGCAGGCCCAGGCCTTCAAGAACGAGATGCAGGTGCTCAG GAAGACACGTCACGTCAACATCTTGCTGTTCATGGGCTTCATGACCCGGCCGGGATTTGCTATCATCACACAGTGGTGCGAGGGCTCCAGTCTCTACCACCATCTGCACGTGGCCGACACACGCTTCGACATGGTCCAGCTCATTGATGTGGCCCGGCAGACTGCCCAGGGCATGGA CTACCTCCATGCCAAGAACATCATCCACCGAGATCTCAAGTCTAACA ACATCTTCCTACACGAGGGGCTCACGGTGAAGATCGGGGACTTCGGCCTGGCCACAGTGAAGACGCGGTGGAGTGGGGCCCAGCCTTTGGAGCAGCCCTCGGGCTCTGTGCTATGGATG GCAGCTGAGGTGATCCGTATGCAGGACCCGAACCCCTACAGCTTCCAGTCGGATGTCTACGCCTATGGGGTTGTGCTCTACGAGCTCATGACCGGCTCGCTGCCTTACAGCCACATTGGCAGCCGTGACCAG ATTATCTTTATGGTGGGCCGTGGCTATCTGTCCCCGGACCTCAGCAAAATCTCCAGCAACTGCCCCAAGGCCATGAGGCGCCTGCTGTCTGACTGCCTCAAGTTCCAGCGGGAGGAGCGGCCCCTCTTCCCCCAG ATCCTGGCCACGATTGAGCTGCTGCAGCGGTCACTCCCCAAGATTGAGCGGAGTGCCTCCGAACCCTCCTTGCACCGTACCCAGGCTGATGAGTTGCCTGCCTGCCTACTCAGCGCAGCCCGCCTTGTGCCTTAG